The Naumovozyma castellii chromosome 5, complete genome genomic interval TGACAAGGTAGTAGAGTTTTCTCTAATCTCATCAAGTTCAGGGAAAAACTTCTTCAGTATACTATCTGATGGCCTTCTTCTtactttgaaataattttctgTCGCAGCACCCGGATATCTTAGATTAAGAATATTGCTATAGTCCAATGGGACATTATAGTTAAACGCAGATTTTGATACCAAATtagattcttcaaaaaatgtagcatattcttcattatccCATGTGGGGAATTTTATACCATCATCGTCAGCCTGATCGTCCTTATCGTATGATAGGTTACAATAATTGTAGATCGTcaaatatgatgaatttaaataaagttCATCAGGATAATCGAGTGCCTTATCTGAATTGTTTTTACTCAATAATGGAATTTGAGTCTCTAGGTCTTTGGGAAATCCTATACCGTTTTCTCcataaaattttaaaaataaatagcATGCTAGATTATTTATAGGACATACAATAGGACAATCTTGAGCTACTATATTGATGGGTTGATGTGTCACATCATTCCTTGTAGTTGAGTATAAGTCTAGCGACAAAAGAGGGAACTGTGTCGATGCTGATTGGAAATgaactttcaatttgttcaatgtTAATAAGGACTTCTGACTATATGATAAtcttaaaatatttgaaaagtagAAATCAAGCAAAAGACTATGTTTCTTTAAGGCcgaattgaaatatatctttGATAGATTAGTTGTTTGAGGATTCCAAAGAttcattgatatttttaataGTTGGAACGTTGGACTCTTAGTTAGGTTTTGATTGATTTTAAATGTACCGTCATGGCCTTCTATCAGAAATTTAGAGccatcatttaataaagagTTCCAGAAGGTATGCAAATCAATTATACCATGAAGGTATGATTCATCAAGAGGAGGTAGTTGCTCGTTGTAAATTTGGCAAAGTTTGAATAGAAATTTCAGGCTATGTATGGTCTTCTTAAGAAGTTTAATATTTGTAGCACCATTGGATTCCGTCATTGAAATCGTTAACTGTTCAAAGTCAGCctcatctttattttgtGATACATTAGTATTGGAACCAAAATATGCGTCTATAATAAAGCAATGGAATAATCTCGCTGAGATGGGTAACGTTTCAAACAATGGTTCTTGATCATCATTTATGTTCTCTGAAGACGGTATTAGTTGTTTGCTTTCACACCACGAGATATAGCGAGAGTAGTTTGTTTTGTATTGAAAAAGTGTCCTTGGAGAAACAGATGATAGAAGTGATTGGATCCTTGCATCTGATTCTGCAGTCATTTTATCCTAATTGTTTTTTAACTTGCACCTTATGGTCTGTTGTTTCTATCATTACCTATCTAtggaaatttcattttaaCGCGTATCTTGACTTCgtattttttgtttacgCGTGTGTTCTATTGATTAACTCAAGTTACGTTATAATTCTATTTGAAGCTAGTGagaaaaacaattaaaaaCTACTTACTGATTTAAACCATCTACAAACTATAAATTTACTTTGGCCTCTCTTTTTTCcttgtaatttttttccagAAATTTGAAGGTTCTcctatttcttctttttcctcAAGAACctctttattttgtttgttATCAGAAAtagtattttcttttaacaCAgtatcaatattattataaaaatTTGGTCTAACGTCAAACCCAAATTTCTCAGTTTCTAATTTGGTCAGCCAAGTTTTGTCCCCAGTAATTTGATATTCCAAACCCCTAATAGTATCCAAAGGTCTTTCATCTCTTGGTCTTGTTGGGTTTGAACGATCCctttcaatgatttctCTTCCAAATATATCTTTGTAATGCATATCAATATCAGACCTGAAGAAAGTTTGTCCTTCGAAAAACCCAAAATATGAATCGAcagcttcttcaaatggTTGTGCCTCTTGCACAGCATCTAATATTGAATCCTTCATAACTGCAGtatgaaattttaatttttcttcttcatgtACCTTGGGTTCTTGTTGTGGTTTTTTGTTTGATGGGTTGAATTTGGTATTATTGTTCGTTGTAGTATTgtttttattcaaaattgatCTAAGATAAACCATGGTGTTgaactttcaatttcagtttTTGTTATTTGAACTTTGCCTTGCTTGCAATTTGTTGGTCTTGAAACTGTCGTGATATTTGACTACAAGTAGGTATGTCTctcaaattgatgattttatttttcgTTCGGAGGTTTCTTAGAATGACACAAAGGAAGGGAAAAAGGTGAAACTTGCCTTTCTTGACTGTTTTATACAATGCCATAAAACTTAAAAAGCATTATTACTGGGACACGACCCTGGCACTATTCGGTTACCGGAAAAGAAGTAAGGGAGTTAATTGAAGCCAACGAACGTATTCCCTTTCAAGGGAACTATTCCTTTCAATTAAGGTAAATTAAAGACAAAAAAATGGTAAATAAACAATTGCATTATAGAGTATGGTACTGTATAAGTTTATAGAACAACTTCTTGTCTGTTAAATAGTATTCtccatttttatttatttttcaatatgaaACTAAAAAGTCTCTggtttttttaaattacTATAAAAGACAATTAAAGATAAtacaaaaatttaaatttaaaaagcCCGTTATATTCAACTTAAACTGTATCccaaaagaagaacaattcTGTATATTAGAATGAAAGTTTAGctattttctttcattatatgGGACGAAATTAGTGGCCCATAAAGAAATCCGAAGACGGAAAATAACAAGTTCAGGGACGTGCCACCCACGTCTATAATTGGAAACTCATCCGATATAGATGCATCCATCTGGTTAAGGGTACCACGGTACCCACGGACTATTCCTCCACCTCAACGTGAAGCTAAGGTACTTTCCATTCCAGTGACACCTGGAGTCAGCGCCATGTTACCCGCAGATCCCTCCCCAGTCCGACTCGGATCCGAGCCGCCCATCCCGTCCgaaatccaaaaattccCTCGGGTGGAAGGGTCACCCGGACCGGAAAAGGCGGAATCCCTGCGGCCTCGTCTGAGGCGCCGTGTCTGTTGGCCGAAGAATGGCGGATTATTCCACTGAAAAGTTTTCATGAAAAGTTTTCAGTGCGTTATTTTCCATCTTGCAATTCATATGTCGCTGTGACACTCAGACGAATCATCGTAACAAGTATGCACCATTATGGATAGACGACTCCATGGCTGTCACAAATATTCTCGCGTTTCCCTTTCCTGTGGACTTCAGTCAACGTGCGTACTGTTTGCGAGGTTAATTAGGGCTGTTGCATGTACCGTACGTTCCAATTCTGCggtttatttgtttatcCAGCCAGCCAGGCTCATACAGACTCTCACactttatcttcatcataaACGAGTCACTATGTGCTTTCTTTTCCCTGGtacacacacacacacacatatatatatatagcaGCTCTTATCATCTTATCCTTTTGATGCCTTTTCTTTTGTCTTCTCTATCACCGTTCCCTTCAACTTGTCTTTAAATCCTTGCGGACCAACATATTCACTGGACTTCTCAAGCAAATTAAGAACCTCCTTAAAGATACTTTGCCATCTTTAAGATTCGTCTTTATCATATCACCCATaatatctttttcaataaggACATTCATCcaaatctaataataattaataataatacccAGATTAAGTTCTAATAACAATACAATGAGCGATATAGAATCCTTTACCTCTTTTAACTCAGAGGACAGTCAAAATAATGACGAtcaacaaccacaacaatATATTCCAACTGAATCagaaaacaacaataacgCAATCAACAACTTACATCTAACTCGTACAGAGACCGTGAAAACACTTCAAGATCTAGGTGTTACTTCTCATGTCCCAGTGCCTGACATAAATGCTCCTCAAAGCTCAAAGAAAAACGCTATCTTCCCTGAAGAGTACACAATGGAGACAACCACTGGTTTGGTTCCTGTCGCCACTTTGCAATCCATGGGGAGAACTGCATCTGCCATCTCACGTACAAGAACAAGGCAAATGCAAGGTCGTAGCTCCATGAGCATActttcttccaaatcaaactccaaagaagaactagaagaagaggaagaagaaatgacTAATGAGGAAGGTACCACAACTGAAATTGATcctgaaattgaattcGTGACATTTGTCACTAACGATCCAGAAAATCCTCATAACTGGCCTCTTTGGATACGTTGGTGTTACACAATCTTACTTTCAACTTTAGTCATTTGTGTCGCTTACGGTTCTGCCTGTATCACTGGTGGGTTCGGTACCGTCGAAGAGAAATTCCATGTTTCTTTGGAAGCTTCCATTTTATCATGTTCCCTTATGGTTATCGGGTTCTCCGTGGGGCCTTTACTTTGGTCCCCCGTTAGTGATCTTTATGGGAGAAGAGTGGcttatttcttttccatgGGTCTTTATgtcatcttcaatattcCATGTGCTCTAGCTCCAAATTTAGGGTGTCTGTTAGCATGTAGATTTTTGTGTGGTGTTTGGTCTTCTTCTGGTCTTTGTCTAGTTGGTGGGTCTATCGCTGATATGTTCCCAAGTGAAACAAGAGGTAAAGCTATTGCTTTCTTTGCTTACTCTCCTTATTGTGGTCCCGTTTTTGGTCCATTGGTCAATGGGTTCATCAGTGTCTCTACAGGGAGAATGGATTTAATCTTTTGGGTTAATATGGCCTTTGCTGGTGTTATGTGGATCATTTCCTCTGCCATTCCAGAAACTTATGCTCCAGTTATCTTAAAACGTCGTGCAGCTAAATTAAGAAAGGAAACTGGTAACCCAAAGATTATGACTGAACAAGAAGCCCAGGGTATCACTTTTAATGAAATGATGACTGCATGTGTCGTTAGACCTTTGAAATTCTCAGTCACTGAACCAGTCCTTTGCATGACATGTTTCTACGTCTGTTTAATTTACTCTCTATTATATGCTTTCTTCTTTGCATACCCTGTCATCTTTAGTGAATTGTACGGTTACAAAGATAATATCATCGGTTTAATGTTTATTCCTATCTTAATTGGTGCCTCCTTCGCCGTGTTAACCACTTTCTGGTGTGAAAgtcaatatttgaaattaattaaaacACGTAAACCAACTCCTGAAGATCGTTTATTAGGTGCCAAGATTGGTGCTCCATTTGCTGCATTAGCTCTATGGATGTTAGGTGCCACTACATACAATCATCGTATGTGGTTGGCTCCTGCATCTTCAGGTATGCCATTCGGTTTCGGTATGgttttaatttattattcattaaacaATTACATTATTGATTGTTATGTGCAATATGCATCTTCAGCATTGGCTACTAAGGTTTTCTTAAGATCTGCCGGTGGTGCCGCATTCCCATTATTCACTACTCAAATGTATCATAAATTGGGTCTACATTGGGCATCTTGGTTATTGGCTTTCATTTGTACTGCTATGATCGCATTACCATTTGCATTTTCCTATTATGGGAAGGAATTGAGACACAAGTTATCCAAGTTCGATTACTCCATCGATGCTGTGGAAGACTAATTAATACATTCATGAGAAATAGatagataaataaaaatatatagataGAGCATTCATTTAAGTTTAAACCTTTAAGTATACACGATACCATacatcaaatatattaaaaacTAAGAACAAAAAGATAGTTCGAATTTTCTCTTATGTAACAAAATTGTATATTGAATGAACCTTCTCAGCGTTACCCTGATCAGGGGCCGGTGGCAAAAAAAAACACCCACCACACATTAACCTGAAGGAATACTCGAACAGATTGAAGGTATAATCTAGTGTAGATATTATAAGAAGCATCAATCAAAGTATTCAATTGGTCTACGGCAAACCTAACCCCTCCAGGCAAACACATTTCTAAACAAAATTCAAGATGGGATCCAGAAGATACGATTCAAGAACGACAATTTTCTCTCCAGAGGGACGTCTTTATCAAGTGGAATATGCACTAGAATCCATTTCTCATGCAGGGACAGCCATTGGTATTATGGCTGATGATGGACTTGTTCTAGCTGCCGAACGTAAAGTGACGAGTACACTATTGGAACAAGACACTTccactgaaaaattatataaattAAACGATAAGATTACTGTTGCGGTGGCAGGTTTAACAGCAGATGCTGAAATTCTAATAAATACCGCCAGAGTCTACGCACAAAGTTATTTGAAGACTTATAATGAAGAGATCCCAGTGGAGATCCTTGTTAGAAGGTTAAGTGATATAAAGCAAGGATATACGCAACATGGTGGGTTAAGACCATTTGGTGTTTCGTTTATTTATGCAGGATATGATGATAGGTATGGATATCAATTATACACTTCGAATCCATCGGGAAATTATACTGGTTGGAAGGCAATTAGTGTTGGTGCTAACACTTCCGCAGCACAAACTTTGTTACAAATGGATTACAAAGATAATATGAAATTGGACGATGCCATAGAATTAGCTCTTAAGACTTTGTCAAAGACCACAGATAGTAGTTCATTGACATAtgataaattggaattaGCAACTATCAAGAAGGGAACAACTACCGATGAAGTTTATcaaaaaatttacaaacCAGAAGAACTAAAGGAATTATTACTCAAGACAGGAATTACCAAGAAGagtgaagatgaagatgatgaagatgaagagatGAAATGATCAATGCCAACCAACAGAAATTAATTCTCTACATTAGAATAAATGTGCAGATCGACTTCTGTAAACTATATACAATGAATGTCGTCATAATATAAGCAGTTTATAGACTTGGTCCTactaaaaataaataaataaaacaaattAGAATCTTTACATAGAGATGAGTATCACCTGACGTATCCCTCAAACCGACATCTCTTTACCTTTACGGAAGATCCATCAATGAGATGATGGCGCGGCCCCAACCTTATTATCTCCAATACACAAGGAATGATGATTGTTTAAGGGTCCGTTGGAGTTAAGAATGATTGTGGGTGAAATGACTCCAATTAAGAAGCCAGGTGTTTGGGTGAAAAGCCCCTACTAATCTAGAACCATCAGGAATTTAACGCCCTTCAGCACATATCTGCTTCTGAGTGGCACATTTCCATGACTGCTCCATCCTTCTCCTCTCTGACAATGAACAAAGCCTTGCCATATTCTATTTTTAAACTCCGCGATGTGCCCTTTTTGGCAATCCTGGATGCTCTTTGGTCAGAAATTCAACCGActcaattattcaattacCTTACCCCTTTTGGGTATATAAAGATGTCCTTTTTCCTGTTCTCAATATTGAATGGAAAACTTGTTCTGATTACTTTAAATTTAAGCTACCAATTAATTCTTCTACGACAAGAAAACTAACAATACAAAATGAAAGTCTCAACAATCCTACTATCTGCTGCTACTGTCTTTGGTGTAACCCAAGCTCAAAGTAACGGTACTAACAACACAAGTAATAACGCTGCTGTTCCAATGGGTAGTTCAAATAATGCCTTAAATGCAGGTATCGTTGGTGCTGCTGTTGCAGGTGTCGCCGCCTTTTTGTTATGAGTTATATGGTGGCTCCATTGCTATTTTATTTTGCTCAACTTGCGGACTGTTTAATGAACAACGataattattatattctacATTAATTGTAACCAtcaattcttttattttttaatctCCTATCTCTATCTAATATAATAGCTattgttttttcttcctctataatatattttttctataAAATGAAACATTCTATACCAActaatttcttctcatttttcctttgtatAATCATACATTGAATTTTCACgaatttcatcatctaacTCAGTTAAATACTCGTGGAAACTTATAGGTTGATCTGCAGCCGGTAATGGCAAGACAATTTCATCACTGTACACCACTTTTCTACCATATACGGGCgcttcttcatcaaatgaatACCTTTCAATAAAATGACGTAATGTTGATACCGCTGCATTctcatctttatcattaatCCTCTTGGGCAGTAGACTAACTAATCtcttattaaatattgattcatttgGGGGGCTGTCATCAGTGTCAAATCGAGATATACCTGGGTGACCAGTGTCGCCATCGTCACtaaatgataaattgtCGGCGTGAGTATTATCATGATCGTCACTCTCACGTCCAGTTTTGgtggatgatgatgacacACCAGATTTTAACGTGAAAAACAAATCTTCAGCTTCAGGGATAATACCtatccaattcattaataatgtttGTAATTCAAACGTACATTCCGATTTAGcaaaatcaaatttattattctcCATTAAAGATTGTACCATAAAACATATTAATTTGACTAATCCCGTGGAATAAACTGAGAAATTTACAGCTTCCTCATCAATACCCTcaccattatcattattagtGGTCCCTTCATTGTTcgattttgatgaaaaataaattgcTGCATTAGTGAAGAATTCTTGCAAtaacattttattttcaatctcTGATAATATCAATGGTCCCTGTCTAGAGAAAGGTAGATAGGTTAAAGATGTtacaatttctttatttttcacTTGACCGTACATTATCTCATGTAAGAGATCATTCTTGGAATCTGTTTCGTCACCTTCACCAGAGAAGGGCGAACCACGTAATCCCATAaccaattcaaatatatattgaattaatgaatGGTTCAATTCCATATGAGTAATAAACCAAATTAATACACGACGATACCCATTGCACATTAACATTTCATCCATCAACCTCCAGGCGACATCTTGATTCAAGTATAgcattctttcaaatttagaTTCCTCAGACCACATATCATAAATATCATCCGGGGTGGCTATCTTAAAGTCAgcatcatcttcattttccgCCGCGTGAGGATGTTTGACAGTATTATGTTTTAGGAGTTCTTTTGATATCATTTTATCCTGCTCTAGCTTAATACATGAGGCAACAGCTGTTATCAATAATGTCGAATCTTCAGTGGTCAATTTCTCATTAGTTGCTTTTGAAGTCAATGTAGAGATGGTTTCCATCATTGGGGATTTGATAAAATGATAAGATGgagaataataaagattGAACCCACGCGGTATATCCCTCCAATCTTTACCACC includes:
- the NCAS0E00740 gene encoding DUF2406 domain-containing protein (ancestral locus Anc_5.29), which gives rise to MVYLRSILNKNNTTTNNNTKFNPSNKKPQQEPKVHEEEKLKFHTAVMKDSILDAVQEAQPFEEAVDSYFGFFEGQTFFRSDIDMHYKDIFGREIIERDRSNPTRPRDERPLDTIRGLEYQITGDKTWLTKLETEKFGFDVRPNFYNNIDTVLKENTISDNKQNKEVLEEKEEIGEPSNFWKKITRKKERPK
- the TPO2 gene encoding spermine transporter (ancestral locus Anc_3.503) is translated as MSDIESFTSFNSEDSQNNDDQQPQQYIPTESENNNNAINNLHLTRTETVKTLQDLGVTSHVPVPDINAPQSSKKNAIFPEEYTMETTTGLVPVATLQSMGRTASAISRTRTRQMQGRSSMSILSSKSNSKEELEEEEEEMTNEEGTTTEIDPEIEFVTFVTNDPENPHNWPLWIRWCYTILLSTLVICVAYGSACITGGFGTVEEKFHVSLEASILSCSLMVIGFSVGPLLWSPVSDLYGRRVAYFFSMGLYVIFNIPCALAPNLGCLLACRFLCGVWSSSGLCLVGGSIADMFPSETRGKAIAFFAYSPYCGPVFGPLVNGFISVSTGRMDLIFWVNMAFAGVMWIISSAIPETYAPVILKRRAAKLRKETGNPKIMTEQEAQGITFNEMMTACVVRPLKFSVTEPVLCMTCFYVCLIYSLLYAFFFAYPVIFSELYGYKDNIIGLMFIPILIGASFAVLTTFWCESQYLKLIKTRKPTPEDRLLGAKIGAPFAALALWMLGATTYNHRMWLAPASSGMPFGFGMVLIYYSLNNYIIDCYVQYASSALATKVFLRSAGGAAFPLFTTQMYHKLGLHWASWLLAFICTAMIALPFAFSYYGKELRHKLSKFDYSIDAVED
- the PRE9 gene encoding proteasome core particle subunit alpha 3 (ancestral locus Anc_3.499), producing the protein MGSRRYDSRTTIFSPEGRLYQVEYALESISHAGTAIGIMADDGLVLAAERKVTSTLLEQDTSTEKLYKLNDKITVAVAGLTADAEILINTARVYAQSYLKTYNEEIPVEILVRRLSDIKQGYTQHGGLRPFGVSFIYAGYDDRYGYQLYTSNPSGNYTGWKAISVGANTSAAQTLLQMDYKDNMKLDDAIELALKTLSKTTDSSSLTYDKLELATIKKGTTTDEVYQKIYKPEELKELLLKTGITKKSEDEDDEDEEMK